The proteins below are encoded in one region of Hordeum vulgare subsp. vulgare chromosome 3H, MorexV3_pseudomolecules_assembly, whole genome shotgun sequence:
- the LOC123443812 gene encoding uncharacterized protein LOC123443812, with the protein MILLDEEGTMIHGKVMKHMVNKFKPLIQEGSVYTIANFKVTSAMNFRPVESEKILNFLHTTKIQEIKGLKNIRIEEQSFTFCSIEVLSARDDQKIYLSDVIGVASYIGHIEETQTTHGISKIRDIVL; encoded by the exons ATGATACTACTTGATGAAGAG GGCACTATGATACATGGCAAGGTAATGAAACATATGGTTAACAAGTTCAAACCATTGATCCAAGAAGGTTCAGTCTACACGATTGCAAATTTTAAGGTTACATCTGCAATGAATTTCCGTCCAGTTGAAAGTGAAAAGATTTTAAATTTCTTGCACACAACAAAAATTCAAGAGATAAAAGGTCTAAAAAATATCAGAATAGAAGAACAAAGCTTCACATTTTGTAGTATTGAAGTTCTTTCCGCAAGAGACGACCAGAAGATTTACTTATCTG ATGTCATCGGCGTAGCAAGTTACATAGGGCATATTGAAGAAACACAGACAACCCATGGGATTTCAAAGATTCGAGATATTGTGCTTTGA